One part of the Podarcis muralis chromosome 3, rPodMur119.hap1.1, whole genome shotgun sequence genome encodes these proteins:
- the LOC144327316 gene encoding uncharacterized protein LOC144327316 produces MGIKSIWKNYKVLIVMGPSLALIHWGWYNIKSNPMFQPKSEDTVPDPGLVTYVLQQDSKSKKK; encoded by the coding sequence ATGGGCATTAAAAGCATTTGGAAGAACTACAAAGTTTTGATTGTTATGGGACCTAGCCTTGCGTTGATACACTGGGGCTGGTATAACATCAAATCCAATCCTATGTTCCAGCCAAAGAGTGAGGACACTGTCCCTGACCCTGGCCTTGTGACATACGTACTGCAACAGGacagcaaaagtaaaaaaaaatag
- the LOC144327317 gene encoding uncharacterized protein LOC144327317 — protein MKKISWIRKNWLLVAGLSFVGVHLGTYFIQRAAKSSAKSNLEIKSKGLDE, from the coding sequence ATGAAGAAGATCAGCTGGATTCGGAAAAACTGGCTCCTTGTGGCTGGACTGTCATTTGTCGGTGTCCATCTTGGGACCTATTTCATTCAACGAGCCGCAAAGTCCTCTGCTAAATCAAACTTGGAAATCAAATCAAAGGGTCTTGACGAATGA